A portion of the Punica granatum isolate Tunisia-2019 chromosome 7, ASM765513v2, whole genome shotgun sequence genome contains these proteins:
- the LOC116213104 gene encoding protein NO VEIN isoform X1 has product MYGHPDQFRPPGGGGRRGQPPSLTPNPNFYHHNPAFQYFHHNLSPSLQPCGYPVQDPNFFVQNPNLPVQNLNFTFEGPISAQNPNFSLRPRLEASPQSPGLSLERIERAVVRARWDLHASGESVSAWKVSQAVVSALRVDSWSSLGFQMQEIPSLHRLMLIEGKINAFIHCFVGVWGITTLHDLQAAICRNEGVENFEDLELGPLLRHPLVLHYFSVNTDKVFKITSAEIISYLCEFLDAFPKNDVKVEEFLDFIAMKRSMSNKEMLMVRIQSLGMHIFAIREAKRLEDNPLKKFLQSMKQKANKKIQKRPLLSSEKKLLDERFSVISERIKLFSSAHEDFSGKHTRFLSSSSEDEDSDEDRGKDIKTEVKVNSNMKHSEKNDRVSSCPYPSVTEEMERLGLKSEVGTPSSVSGLKTKSEAKHNLSSLLKPRGRGKKKKSANANCSMSAPTTIPQKGKKRKAENAIRGSCTPKKKPKKEDKPAVYSGMLVRDEDTVSEDELILDASSMRMFIGTWKETCRDLDVAKALMRMLQSYNIRSRERRRLTSLFAMYPFIGLLNVAVISIKNGMWDNIYDALQAIDQGEVGNTVNEANTEYETIDVQPDERISTAIQTEIADRMPSVPAEDIISKIAAFFKVDYQSLSKGRSLFEKKYTIFKKLYDCEAWLVEQLSVKNFSSLGFGGFSTFIEKHFSSFPKQFCDLLHMESCKNTPLEACMRQHQLVMLVSQASSSLWEDEAVTKQMILTLLRKQFPLLDFRITENGSMEDFLDAVKDYRNNLMSKCVIYSAALFGSSCKGQVIADVVKLSEDKVGTSISSEILAPVTSKEAASVLLKAPMLADLISWSNWDQVFAPSLGPLMEFLLNEINSKELLCLATRDGKVLRVDQSATVDSFLAAALIGSSFLTALQLVSLISVVGGEKHVPLSLLKCHSCRAFEVIKLNFQGAKVSGNTKEKVLSPSRFFLESLGYIPADFRAFAADVFFKGLRSVVKDAPSAVLEECDQLEHRIMLHGVGLSLGIVEWIHDYNSFTSDAESVSSATDCRYKKVEGSDYEINIKHIEGPVDKKSSVDDENVRRGKVEGICSAFDGAVDVKGQTGGVVSVETDAPLLIESIRQDEFGLNPTFSATESSMLKKQHARLGRALHCLSRELYSQDSHFLLELVQNADDNTYPENVEPTLILILQGSGIIVLNNERGFSAANIRALCDVGNSTKKRSTGGYIGQKGIGFKSVFRVTDAPEIHSNGFHIKFDISEGQIGFVLPTLVPACNIDFYCKLASGDDNPLDHSSWNTCIVLPFKSQLLEGNAMSGVMTKFSDLHPSLLLFLHRLKCIKFRNMLDDSLVTMRKEVLENGLVRVSHGKERMTWLVVSEKLQADFIRHDVQLTEIALAFTLKESEDGYYIPSLEQQPVFAFLPLRTYGLKFILQGDFVLPSSREEVDGDSPWNQWLLSEFPSLFVRAEESFCALPCFRENKGRAVSAYMSFVPLIGEVHGFFSCLPRMIISKLRMSNCLLLDGENWEWIPPCKALRGWDEQAQKLFSNSLLRDHLGIGFLNKDIILSDQLARALGVEEYGLKTLVRVISSLCEKGNGVQLMGLDWLFHWLNALYSMSLKSSSGENSEIENDLIKNLKKIAFIPLSDGTFSSLLEGTIWLHTNSMNSSINGDYGSEASHNICCKLRIVNPSLFSSSDMHLVDNVTKILQRIGVQRLSAHEIIRGHILPALCDERNGNEDQNLMIECICFVMVHLQSNCPSCRTERESIIYELRNKALILTNYGFKRPVEVPIHFSEEYGNPIKIDRLVNPEDMRWHEVDKSYLVHPMNDSHLCGLKNWRDFFQELGITDFVQVAQVERHFTEISHMLPEISLKDMHLIGPGSVGKDWESNELVNLLSLLAKSGNPESCKYLLDILDLHWDSLFCDKVMGHFHLTSTMNDPVVFESSFLRHLRNVQWVVSSMDNELHYASDLFHDCDSVRSVLGHSAPYAVPQVRSTKLRSGIGFKTKVTLNDVLAILDLWRRSETSFNASIAQMSRLYTFVWNKLAYAKGSIASKFKAQKFIFVPSVSVSRHDSLVPGLFCSPEEVYWHDSTGVLDQMNEEFASDVLNHHVPLKTIHNIYSGLHDFFVIECGVPESPRFDGYVMILQRLSKTVLPSQAAHAVYKIFQKWNEELNSGSLDAAAIGHLRESLTKTQFMVLPTVQDKWVSLHPSFGLICWVDDKKLYKEFKNLMGIDFLRFCEPSEDDELMLPTRMSNLLRALGIPALSEVITPEAKYEGPSDSSLKASLINWALPYAQRYLYCMHSEKYSELKESGFDNVNNLQVLVVEKLSYRNLVKCIKESSKKLYNCSSILQGNTLYVAHDSEMHAVFLELSRLFFCGTPNLYMANFLHMIMTMAESGSPKSLVEKFVLDTQKVSELPAEEPVWSIEIPRTPLPKGPDESLPSASASTAESEQTAVKSNKRKASWPPIDWKTAPDFKYARQNGLRSRAASSGEVLHQESKDEDSEVIIAEVENAIPDDINVTLKVMADSESPAAEWIPLESNILEDELAVDSNHASDGPGPSSGPGSLKFYHRDQLNTGAPDPAQAILTGRLGELAAYKYFSESFGSQRKVNWVNEVSETGLPYDILIGDHQYNREYIEVKATTSSRKDWFKITLREWQFAIEMGDLFSVAHVVLKDKKAARVSVFRNPLKLCQQGKLQLVLLMPKESKKEFSVAAS; this is encoded by the exons ATGTACGGACACCCCGACCAATTCCGCCCTCCCGGCGGCGGGGGTCGCCGTGGCCAACCGCCGTCTCTGACCCCTAACCCAAACTTCTACCACCATAACCCTGCCTTCCAGTACTTCCACCATAACCTCAGTCCCTCTTTGCAGCCCTGCGGTTACCCTGTACAGGACCCTAATTTCTTCGTCCAAAACCCTAATCTCCCCGTCCAGAACCTTAACTTCACGTTTGAAGGCCCTATATCGGCTCAAAACCCGAATTTTTCTCTCCGACCACGACTTGAGGCGTCCCCGCAAAGCCCCGGGTTGTCTCTTGAGAGGATCGAACGGGCGGTGGTCCGGGCCCGCTGGGACCTTCATGCTTCCGGGGAGAGCGTTTCGGCATGGAAAGTGTCCCAGGCGGTGGTTTCCGCCCTGCGGGTTGATTCGTGGAGCTCTCTGGGGTTTCAGATGCAGGAGATTCCCTCCCTTCACCGCCTCATGCTCATCGAAGGGAAG ATAAATGCATTTATCCATTGCTTTGTTGGGGTTTGGGGAATCACTACTTTGCATGACTTGCAAGCGGCGATTTGCAGAAATGAAGGTGTGGAGAATTTTGAAGATCTGGAGTTGGGTCCCTTATTGCGGCATCCACTTGTGTTGCATTACTTTTCTGTGAACACTGACAAAGTATTTAAGATAACTAGTGCCGAGATAATATCATACCTTTGTGAATTCCTGGATGCTTTCCCGAAGAATGATGTTAAGGTTGAGGAATTTCTGGATTTTATTGCCATGAAAAGATCCATGTCGAACAAAGAAATGCTTATGGTGCGAATTCAGAGTCTGGG GATGCACATTTTTGCTATACGGGAAGCCAAGAGGTTGGAAGATAACCCTTTGAAGAAATTCTTGCAGTCAATGAAACAGAAAGCGAACAAAAAAATCCAGAAGCGGCCTCTTCTTTCTTCAGAGAAGAAGCTGTTGGATGAACGCTTTAGTGTTATATCTGAACGTATCAAATTATTCTCATCAGCTCATGAGGATTTTAGTGGCAAGCATACAAGGTTCCTTTCGTCTAGCTCAGAAGATGAAGATAGCGATGAAGATAGAGGCAAAGATATAAAAACTGAAGTCAAAGTGAATAGCAACATGAAGCATTCAGAGAAAAATGATCGGGTAAGTAGCTGTCCATATCCATCAGTAACTGAAGAGATGGAGAGGCTGGGTTTGAAATCGGAAGTGGGTACGCCCTCATCTGTCAGTGGCCTCAAAACTAAAAGTGAGGCCAAGCACAATTTGTCTTCTCTGCTTAAACCTCGTGGaagaggaaagaagaaaaaatctGCAAATGCTAATTGCAGTATGTCTGCTCCTACTACAATTCctcaaaaaggaaagaaaagaaaagctgAAAATGCTATTCGTGGGAGTTGTACTCCTAAAAAGAAACCAAAGAAAGAGGACAAGCCTGCAGTGTATAGTGGCATGCTGGTCAGAGATGAAGATACCGTCAGTGAAGATGAACTCATACTTGATGCGAGTTCAATGAGAATGTTCATTGGAACCTGGAAAGAGACTTGTCGGGACCTGGATGTAGCTAAG GCCCTCATGAGGATGCTTCAGTCATATAACATCAGATCTCGAGAAAGGAGAAGACTTACATCTCTATTTGCTATGTATCCCTTTATAGGGTTACTAAATGTTGCT GTGATATCTATCAAAAATGGAATGTGGGACAACATCTATGATGCTTTACAAGCCATAGATCAAGGTGAAGTAGGGAACACAGTTAATGAGGCAAATACTGAGTATGAAACTATAGATGTACAACCAGATGAAAGAATCTCCACGGCAATTCAAACAGAAATTGCAGACCGGATGCCAA GTGTTCCTGCCGAAGATATTATCAGCAAAATTGCTGCATTCTTCAAGGTTGATTATCAATCCTTAAGCAAGGGCAGAtcactttttgaaaagaaatataCTATATTTAAGAAGCTTTATGACTGTGAGGCGTGGCTAGTGGAGCAATTATCAGTGAAAAATTTTAGCTCTCTTGGTTTCGGGGGATTCTCTACATTTATTGAGAAGCATTTCTCCTCATTTCCTAAACAGTTCTGTGACCTCTTGCACATGGAGAGTTGTAAAAATACCCCTTTGGAAGCTTGCATGCGCCAGCATCAATTGGTCATGTTAGTTTCGCAAGCATCATCCAGTTTATGGGAGGATGAAGCTGTAACGAAGCAAATGATTTTGACTCTTCTTCGAAAGCAATTTCCATTGCTTGATTTCAGAATAACAGAGAATGGTAGCATGGAGGATTTCTTAGATGCTGTGAAGGATTATAGGAACAACTTAATGTCTAAATGCGTAATTTATTCTGCTGCATTGTTTGGATCGAGTTGTAAGGGACAAGTTATTGCTGATGTTGTGAAGTTATCAGAGGACAAAGTGGGAACCAGTATTTCTTCTGAAATATTGGCACCGGTGACGAGTAAAGAAGCAGCTTCCGTCCTACTGAAAGCACCAATGCTGGCAGATCTTATATCATGGTCAAACTGGGACCAGGTGTTTGCTCCTTCCCTTGGTCCTCTGATGGAGTTTTTGTTGAATGAAATCAACTCAAAAGAGCTGTTATGTTTGGCTACTAGAGATGGGAAAGTCCTTCGAGTTGACCAGTCAGCTACAGTTGATTCATTCTTGGCAGCTGCACTTATTGGTTCCTCTTTCCTAACAGCACTGCAACTTGTGTCATTGATTTCAGTAGTAGGAGGAGAAAAGCATGTGCCATTGTCACTACTCAAATGCCACTCATGTCGAGCATTTGAAGTCATCAAGTTGAATTTCCAGGGTGCGAAGGTTTCTGGTAACACGAAAGAGAAAGTACTTTCTCCGTCGAGATTTTTTCTTGAATCTCTTGGTTATATACCTGCAGATTTTCGTGCTTTTGCAGCCGATGTTTTCTTCAAGGGGCTTCGTTCTGTTGTGAAAGATGCTCCTTCAGCTGTTCTGGAAGAATGCGACCAATTGGAGCATCGAATTATGCTTCATGGAGTAGGATTATCTCTTGGCATAGTGGAGTGGATCCATGACTATAATTCATTTACTTCTGATGCTGAAAGTGTCTCTTCTGCGACTGATTGCCGATATAAGAAAGTAGAGGGATCAGACTATGAGATAAACATTAAGCATATAGAAGGTCCTGTTGATAAGAAATCTTCTGTTGACGATGAAAATGTACGACGAGGGAAAGTAGAGGGTATATGCAGTGCATTTGACGGTGCAGTTGATGTTAAAGGACAAACTGGTGGTGTTGTCAGTGTAGAGACAGATGCACCATTGCTTATTGAATCGATCAGGCAAGACGAGTTTGGTCTGAACCCGACTTTTTCTGCCACAGAGAGTAGTATGTTGAAGAAGCAACATGCTCGCTTGGGAAGAGCCCTCCACTGTCTTTCACGTGAATTGTATTCTCAAGattctcattttcttcttgAGCTT GTTCAAAATGCTGATGATAATACTTATCCAGAGAATGTGGAACCAAcactaattttaattcttcaaGGATCGGGAATTATTGTTCTAAATAATGAGCGAGGATTTTCTGCAGCAAACATAAGAGCTCTTTGCGATGTTggaaattcaacaaaaaaaagatctaCTGGCGGATACATAGGGCAGAAAGGCATAGGGTTCAAATCAGTTTTCCGG GTGACAGATGCCCCAGAGATACATTCTAATGGATTTCACATCAAATTTGATATAAGTGAAGGGCAAATTGGATTTGTCCTGCCAACTCTTGTGCCTGCTTGCAATATTGACTTCTACTGTAAATTGGCTTCTGGTGACGACAATCCATTGGATCATAGCTCCTGGAACACTTGTATTGTACTTCCTTTCAAGTCTCAACTGCTGGAAGGAAATGCAATGAGCGGTGTTATGACAAAGTTTTCTGATCTTCACCCATCATTACTCCTCTTCCTCCACCGCCTGAAATGCATAAAGTTCAGAAACATGCTTGATGATTCTCTAGTTACTATGAGGAAAGAGGTCCTAGAGAATGGTCTTGTTAGGGTGTCTCATGGGAAGGAGAGAATGACTTGGTTGGTAGTTTCTGAGAAGCTGCAGGCAGATTTTATTCGCCATGATGTGCAATTAACGGAGATTGCATTGGCTTTTACCCTTAAGGAATCAGAAGATGGCTATTACATCCCTTCTCTGGAGCAACAGCCTGTGTTtgcttttcttcctcttaGAACCTATGGTCTAAAATTTATCCTCCAGGGTGATTTCGTCCTTCCGTCATCAAGAGAGGAAGTAGACGGGGACAGCCCATGGAACCAGTGGCTACTGTCTGAGTTTCCCAGTCTATTTGTGAGGGCCGAAGAGTCTTTCTGTGCTCTCCCTTGCTTTAGAGAAAATAAAGGGAGAGCTGTGTCGGCATATATGAGCTTCGTCCCACTTATTGGTGAAGTTCATGGCTTCTTTTCGTGTCTTCCTCGAATGATAATATCTAAGTTGCGAATGTCTAATTGCTTGCTTTTAGATGGAGAGAATTGGGAGTGGATCCCTCCCTGCAAGGCCCTTAGGGGCTGGGACGAACAAGCTCAAAAACTTTTTTCCAATTCTCTGCTCCGAGACCACCTTGGTATTGGATTCCTCAATAAAGATATAATCTTGTCCGATCAATTAGCGAGGGCTCTTGGAGTTGAGGAATATGGCCTGAAAACTTTAGTTCGAGTAATTTCCTCATTGTGTGAGAAGGGTAATGGAGTTCAGTTGATGGGTTTGGATTGGCTCTTTCATTGGCTAAATGCTTTGTATTCCATGTCCTTAAAGTCATCTTCTGGTGAGAATTCTGAAATAGAGAATGATCTGATAAAGAACCTTAAGAAAATTGCATTTATTCCGCTCTCAGACGGCACATTTAGCTCGCTGCTTGAAGGTACGATTTGGTTGCACACTAACTCCATGAATTCTAGCATTAATGGTGACTACGGATCAGAAGCATCTCATAATATCTGCTGTAAGCTCAGGATAGTAAACCCATCACTGTTTTCATCCTCGGATATGCACTTGGTTGATAATGTGACTAAGATTCTCCAGAGGATTGGGGTCCAGCGGCTCTCTGCTCATGAAATCATTAGAGGACACATCTTGCCTGCACTATGTGATGAGAGAAATGGGAACGAGGATCAAAACCTGATGATAGAATGCATTTGCTTTGTGATGGTCCACCTACAGTCTAACTGCCCCTCCTGTCGCACTGAAAGGGAAAGCATTATCTATGAGTTACGAAATAAAGCTCTTATCTTGACGAATTATGGTTTTAAACGCCCAGTTGAGGTGCCTATTCATTTCAGTGAAGAGTACGGAAATCCTATCAAGATAGATAGGTTGGTCAATCCTGAAGACATGAGGTGGCACGAGGTGGATAAATCGTACTTGGTACATCCGATGAATGACTCGCACCTGTGTGGATTGAAGAACTGGAGAGACTTCTTTCAGGAATTGGGTATTACAGATTTTGTGCAGGTAGCTCAAGTTGAGAGGCATTTTACTGAAATTTCTCACATGCTTCCGGAAATAAGCCTCAAGGATATGCACCTTATTGGTCCTGGCTCTGTTGGGAAAGACTGGGAATCAAATGAGTTGGTTAATTTGTTGTCGCTGTTGGCCAAAAGTGGAAATCCTGAGAGCTGTAAATATCTGTTGGATATTCTAGACTTACACTGGGACAGTCTCTTCTGTGACAAAGTTATGGGTCACTTCCATCTTACGTCCACTATGAATGATCCGGTAGTTTTCGAATCTTCATTTTTAAGGCACTTACGCAATGTTCAATGGGTGGTATCAAGTATGGACAATGAACTTCACTATGCTAGTGATTTATTCCACGACTGTGATTCTGTGCGTTCGGTTTTAGGCCATTCTGCTCCATATGCTGTTCCACAG GTGAGAAGTACAAAGTTGCGGAGCGGTATTGGGTTCAAAACAAAAGTCACCCTCAATGATGTTTTAGCAATTTTGGACCTTTGGAGGAGATCAGAAACTTCTTTCAATGCAAG CATAGCACAAATGTCAAGATTGTACACATTCGTATGGAACAAATTGGCATATGCAAAAGGAAGTATTGCAAGCAAGTTCAAAGCACAGAAATTCATATTTGTTCCATCGGTCTCCGTATCTAGGCACGACAGCCTTGTGCCTGGTCTGTTTTGCTCTCCTGAGGAGGTGTATTGGCATGATTCGACTGGTGTGTTGGATCAGATGAATGAAGAATTCGCCTCAGATGTTCTGAACCATCACGTCCCTCTCAAGACAATACACAACATCTACTCAGGCCTTCATGACTTCTTTGTTATTGAGTGTGGAGTTCCTGAGAGCCCTCGTTTTGATGGTTATGTCATGATCTTGCAGCGGCTGTCCAAAACGGTTTTGCCCTCACAAGCAGCTCATGCT GTGTATAAAATTTTCCAGAAGTGGAATGAGGAATTGAACTCTGGATCCTTGGATGCTGCAGCTATTGGGCACTTGAGAGAGAGCTTGACAAAAACACAATTTATGGTGCTGCCAACAGTACAGGACAAGTGGGTTTCTTTGCATCCATCCTTTGGTCTCATATGCTGGGTTGATGACAAGAAGCTATATAAGGAATTCAAGAATTTGATGGGAATCGACTTTCTGCGCTTCTGTGAGCCTAGTGAAGATGATGAACTGATGCTCCCTACCAGAATGTCTAACCTCCTGAGAGCCTTGGGGATTCCTGCTCTTTCCGAG GTTATAACCCCTGAGGCAAAATATGAAGGTCCATCAGATAGTAGCTTGAAAGCTTCATTGATCAACTGGGCACTTCCTTATGCTCAACGTTACCTCTATTGCATGCATTCAGAGAAGTACTCAGAGTTAAAAGAATCTGGGTTCGACAATGTGAACAATTTACAGGTGTTAGTAGTCGAGAAGTTGTCCTATCGCAATCTCGTGAAATGCATCAAAGAGTCATCGAAGAAACTATACAATTGCAGCTCCATTCTGCAG GGTAATACCCTGTATGTCGCCCACGACTCAGAAATGCACGCTGTATTCTTGGAGCTCTCCCGACTGTTCTTCTGCGGAACTCCTAACCTCTACATGGCAAATTTCCTACACATGATCATGACAATGGCAGAATCAGGCTCTCCCAAGAGTCTGGTCGAAAAGTTTGTCCTCGATACCCAGAAAGTATCGGAACTTCCTGCTGAGGAGCCGGTTTGGTCCATTGAAATCCCACGAACCCCTCTTCCTAAAGGTCCAGATGAGTCTCTTCCTTCTGCTTCAGCTTCGACAGCTGAATCTGAGCAAACTGCTGTAAAATCGAACAAGAGGAAGGCTTCTTGGCCACCCATAGATTGGAAAACAGCCCCTGATTTTAAATATGCCCGTCAAAATGGGTTAAGGTCTCGGGCTGCTTCTTCAGGCGAAGTGCTGCACCAGGAAAGTAAGGATGAAGATTCTGAAGTCATCATTGCTGAGGTGGAAAATGCAATTCCTGATGATATTAATGTAACACTGAAGGTCATGGCAGACTCAGAATCACCTGCTGCTGAATGGATCCCATTGGAATCCAATATCCTCGAAGATGAGCTTGCTGTTGATTCAAATCATGCTTCTGATGGACCTGGGCCTAGTTCAGGGCCCGGGTCTTTGAAATTTTATCACAGAGACCAGCTCAACACTGGAGCACCCGACCCAGCACAGGCAATATTAACGGGGAGGCTTGGTGAGCTTGCTGCATACAAGTATTTCTCTGAGAGTTTTGGCAGTCAGAGAAAAGTGAACTGGGTGAATGAGGTGAGTGAGACAGGACTGCCTTATGATATCCTCATCGGGGATCACCAGTATAATAGAGAGTACATAGAGGTGAAGGCGACAACGTCTTCCAGGAAAGACTGGTTCAAAATAACCCTGAGGGAGTGGCAATTCGCCATCGAGATGGGGGATTTGTTCAGCGTGGCCCACGTGGTCCTGAAGGATAAGAAGGCTGCCAGGGTCTCGGTGTTCAGAAACCCCCTAAAGCTTTGCCAGCAGGGGAAGCTTCAGCTGGTGCTACTGATGCCGAAGGAGTCGAAGAAGGAGTTCTCTGTCGCTGCTTCTTAA